One Hordeum vulgare subsp. vulgare chromosome 4H, MorexV3_pseudomolecules_assembly, whole genome shotgun sequence DNA window includes the following coding sequences:
- the LOC123450765 gene encoding uncharacterized protein LOC123450765, which produces MAKPSTGSERFRIQIEEQARATAAFQQRNSELSHQVNDLQDQLQAERANTQEIINLERAKREQLEGKLKEERAERERLLEAERTSRLKFEKNMMAKFAEFSKQMGTQQVFTNRIGKENSNPNFQNTLLQRPSPNKAAGPRPTVISSNALIHASTRNSRMFKAIVSHNFAFSSFSPAFYTS; this is translated from the exons ATGGCCAAACCGTCAACTGGTTCTGAAAGGTTTCGTATCCAGATTGAAGAGCAAGCTCGTGCTACAGCAGCCTTCCAGCAGCGAAACTCTGAGCTCAGCCAccaggtcaatgatttacaagatcaactacaagctgagcgtgcaaacACACAAGAGATTATTAACTTGGAGCGCGCTAAGAGAGAACAACTTGAGGGGAAGTTAAAAGAAGAGCGTGCTGAAAGGGAAAGATTGTTGGAAGCGGAGCGAACATCAAgattgaaatttgaaaaaaacatGATGGCAAAGTTTGCAGAATTCAGCAAACAGATGGGAACCCAACAG GTGTTTACGAACAGGATTGGCAAAGAAAATAGTAATCCAAACTTCCAAAATACTCTTTTACAGAGACCTAGTCCTAATAAGGCTGCAGGTCCAAGGCCAACTGTTATTTCTTCAAATGCGCTCATACATGCTTCAACAAGGAACTCTCGAATGTTTAAAGCAATTGTAAGTCACAACTTTGCTTTCTCTTCATTTTCACCTGCATTTTATACGTCATAG